One genomic segment of Sebastes fasciatus isolate fSebFas1 chromosome 17, fSebFas1.pri, whole genome shotgun sequence includes these proteins:
- the col1a2 gene encoding collagen alpha-2(I) chain isoform X2, translated as MGIQGARGPPGSSGPPGAQGHTGHAGEPGEPGQSGPVGARGPSGPSGKAGEDGNNGRPGKPGDRGTPGPQGARGFPGTPGLPGMKGHRGYTGLDGSKGENGVAGAKGESGANGVGGSPGLAGARGMSGERGRGGPAGPAGARGADGNVGPSGPAGPLGAAGPPGFPGGPGPKGEIGGAGATGPGGAQGNRGEPGVNGAVGPVGPAGNPGVNGLNGAKGPAGTPGVSGAPGFPGPRGGPGPQGPQGAAGQRGLAGEPGVQGVKGDGGPKGEPGNSGPQGAPGSQGEEGKRGPNGELGATGPAGNRGARGSPGSRGMPGSEGRTGPIGMPGARGATGNGGPRGPPGDAGRAGESGAAGLRGLPGSPGSSGPTGKEGLAGPSGQDGRSGPPGPTGPRGQPGNIGFPGPKGPGGEAGKPGDKGATGPTGLRGAPGADGNNGATGATGPAGGSGEKGEQGSSGAPGFQGLPGPAGGAGEAGKSGDRGIPGDQGVAGPAGAKGERGNPGAAGASGAQGPFGARGPAGAPGTDGGKGEPGAIGAAGGAGHMGPGGMPGERGAAGGPGGKGEKGEAGHTGPGGNSGRDGSRGMPGPAGPPGPTGANGDKGESGSFGPAGPAGLRGSSGERGEVGPSGSPGFAGPPGADGQTGARGERGPSGVKGEVGSGGPAGPAGQSGPAGPSGPAGPTGGRGDNGPNGLTGFPGAAGRVGGSGPAGIVGPPGPSGNAGKDGPRGLRGDSGSAGPSGEQGMVGSPGPGGEKGPSGESGPPGSPGVPGTGGPLGLQGFVGLPGARGDRGTPGGAGGLGQSGRVGPPGPSGARGPGGNIGMPGMTGPQGEAGREGNPGNDGPPGRSGTPGFKGDRGEPGSAGSSGVSGSPGSNGPSGAAGRPGNRGESGPGGPSGPVGAAGARGGAGPAGVRGEKGGAGDKGERGMKGLRGHAGLQGMPGPSGPSGDSGAAGQSGPSGPRGPAGPHGPPGKDGRSGGHGTIGSPGARGPPGYLGPAGPAGSPGLPGPAGPAGGGYDVSGYDEYRADQPSLRAKDYEVDATIKSLNTQIDNLLTPEGSRKNPARTCRDIKLSHPEWSSGFYYIDPNQGCINDAIKVFCDFNTRETCIHAQPESIAQKNWFRSTEGKKHVWFGETINGGTEFTYNDETLSPQSMATQLAFMRLLSNHASQNITYHCKNSNAYMSDETGNLKKAVVIQGSNDVELRAEGNSRFTFSVLEDGCTRHTGEWSKTVIEYRTNKPSRLPILDIAPLDIGGADQEFGLDIGPVCFK; from the exons ATG gGTATCCAAGGTGCTAGAGGCCCTCCTGGATCTTCTGGACCCCCT GGAGCTCAGGGACACACCGGACACGCTGGTGAGCCCGGAGAGCCTGGACAGAGT GGCCCCGTTGGTGCTCGTGGCCCCTCTGGCCCCTCTGGCAAAGCTGGAGAGGAT GGTAACAACGGCAGACCTGGCAAGCCCGGAGACAGAGGTACCCCCGGCCCACAG GGCGCTCGTGGATTCCCCGGAACCCCTGGACTTCCAGGAATGAAGGGACACAGA GGTTACACTGGTCTGGATGGAAGCAAGGGAGAGAATGGTGTTGCCGGTGCCAAG GGTGAGTCTGGTGCCAACGGAGTTGGTGGAAGTCCTGGACTGGCT GGAGCTCGCGGTATGTCTGGCGAGAGAGGTCGTGGTGGCCCTGCTGGCCCTGCTGGTGCTCGTGGTGCTGATGGCAATGTTGGACCCTCCGGCCCTGCT GGTCCTCTTGGAGCTGCTGGTCCCCCAGGTTTCCCCGGTGGCCCCGGACCCAAG GGAGAGATTGGAGGTGCTGGAGCTACTGGCCCAGGTGGAGCTCAGGGAAATAGAGGAGAGCCCGGTGTCAACGGTGCTGTCGGCCCCGTCGGTCCCGCT GGTAACCCTGGTGTTAATGGCCTGAACGGAGCCAAGGGACCTGCT GGCACTCCTGGTGTCTCTGGTGCTCCTGGATTCCCCGGACCAAGAGGAGGACCCGGACCCCAGGGTCCTCAGGGTGCTGCTGGACAGAGAGGCCTTGCT GGCGAACCTGGTGTGCAGGGTGTTAAGGGAGATGGCGGACCCAAGGGAGAGCCT GGTAACTCTGGACCTCAGGGAGCCCCCGGATCTCAGGGTGAGGAGGGCAAGAGAGGACCCAATGGTGAGCTCGGAGCAACTGGACCTGCTGGAAACCGTGGAGCTAGA GGCTCCCCTGGTAGCCGTGGTATGCCCGGTAGCGAGGGAAGAACCGGCCCAATT GGCATGCCTGGTGCCCGTGGTGCTACTGGCAATGGTGGACCTCGTGGACCCCCTGGAGATGCTGGCCGTGCCGGAGAGTCTGGCGCAGCTGGTCTCAGG GGTCTCCCAGGAAGCCCTGGAAGCTCTGGACCCACAGGAAAGGAGGGACTTGCT GGCCCCTCTGGACAAGATGGTCGCTCTGGACCTCCCGGCCCAACCGGACCTAGAGGCCAGCCCGGAAACATTGGTTTCCCCGGACCCAAAGGACCTGGT GGTGAGGCTGGCAAGCCCGGAGACAAGGGAGCCACTGGCCCCACTGGACTGAGA GGAGCCCCTGGAGCTGATGGCAACAATGGAGCCACTGGCGCTACTGGACCTGCT GGCGGCTCTGGCGAGAAGGGAGAGCAAGGATCATCTGGAGCTCCTGGTTTCCAG GGTCTGCCTGGACCCGCTGGAGGCGCTGGAGAGGCTGGCAAGTCCGGAGACAGA GGTATCCCAGGAGACCAGGGAGTTGCTGGACCTGCTGGAGCCAAG GGAGAGCGTGGTAACCCCGGTGCTGCTGGAGCTTCTGGAGCTCAGGGACCATTCGGTGCCCGTGGACCCGCTGGAGCCCCCGGAACCGATGGTGGCAAG GGAGAGCCCGGTGCCATTGGTGCCGCTGGTGGAGCTGGACACATGGGACCTGGTGGCATGCCCGGAGAGCGTGGAGCCGCTGGTGGACCTGGAGGCAAAGGAGAGAAG GGAGAGGCTGGACACACAGGACCCGGCGGAAATTCTGGCAGAGATGGCAGCCGT GGCATGCCCGGACCCGCCGGACCTCCTGGACCCACTGGAGCCAATGGTGATAAG GGTGAGAGCGGTTCCTTCGGACCTGCCGGACCCGCTGGTCTTCGTGGATCCTCT GGAGAGCGTGGAGAGGTTGGACCCTCTGGATCACCCGGATTCGCTGGACCCCCT GGCGCTGATGGTCAGACCGGAGCAAGAGGAGAGCGTGGACCTTCTGGAGTTAAGGGAGAAGTTGGATCCGGTGGCCCTGCTGGACCCGCTGGACAGTCTGGACCTGCT GGTCCCTCTGGCCCCGCTGGACCTACTGGTGGTCGTGGAGACAACGGACCTAAT GGTCTGACTGGTTTCCCCGGTGCTGCCGGCAGAGTTGGCGGATCTGGTCCCGCT gGTATTGTTGGACCCCCTGGCCCAAGTGGTAACGCTGGTAAGGATGGTCCTCGTGGTCTCCGTGGTGATTCTGGTTCCGCTGGTCCTTCTGGAGAGCAGGGTATGGTTGGATCACCTGGTCCAGGTGGAGAGAAGGGACCCTCTGGAGAGTCTGGTCCTCCT ggtTCTCCTGGTGTTCCTGGAACCGGTGGTCCTCTTGGACTTCAGGGATTCGTTGGTCTGCCTGGTGCTAGAGGAGATCGTGGTACACCTGGTGGTGCTGGAGGTTTG GGACAGTCTGGTAGAGTTGGACCTCCTGGTCCCTCTGGAGCCCGTGGACCCGGTGGCAACATTGGCATGCCTGGTATGACCGGACCCCAGGGAGAGGCTGGACGTGAG GGTAACCCTGGTAACGATGGACCCCCTGGTCGCTCTGGTACTCCTGGATTCAAG GGAGACCGTGGAGAGCCCGGATCTGCTGGTTCCAGTGGAGTGTCTGGTTCCCCCGGATCCAATGGACCCTCTGGAGCTGCTGGCAGACCTGGAAACCGTGGAGAGTCT GGCCCAGGAGGTCCATCTGGACCTGTTGGCGCCGCTGGAGCTAGAGGTGGCGCT GGACCTGCTGGAGTCCGTGGTGAGAAGGGAGGTGCTGGAGacaagggagagagaggcaTGAAGGGTCTGCGTGGACATGCTGGTCTCCAGGGAATGCCCGGACCTTCT gGACCATCCGGTGACAGTGGTGCTGCTGGACAAAGCGGACCCTCTGGACCCAGA GGACCTGCTGGACCCCACGGACCCCCTGGTAAGGATGGCAGATCTGGTGGCCATGGAACTATTGGATCTCCTGGTGCTCGTGGACCCCCTGGATACCTTGGACCTGCC GGTCCTGCCGGATCTCCCGGTCTGCCCGGACCTGCCGGCCCCGCTGGTGGCGGATATGATGTCTCTGGATACGATGAGTACAGAGCCGATCAGCCCTCTCTGAGAGCCAAGGACTACGAGGTCGACGCCACCATCAAGTCCCTCAACACTCAGATCGACAACCTGCTCACCCCAGAGGGATCCAGGAAGAACCCCGCCCGCACCTGCCGCGACATCAAGCTCAGCCACCCCGAATGGAGCAGTG GATTCTACTACATCGACCCCAACCAGGGATGCATCAATGATGCCATCAAGGTCTTCTGCGACTTCAACACCCGTGAGACTTGCATCCACGCCCAACCCGAGAGCATCGCCCAGAAGAACTGGTTCAGAAGCACCGAGGGCAAGAAGCACGTCTGGTTCGGAGAGACCATCAACGGTGGTACTGAG TTCACCTACAACGACGAGACCCTCAGCCCCCAGAGCATGGCCACCCAGCTCGCCTTCATGCGCCTGCTGTCCAACCACGCTAGCCAGAACATCACCTACCACTGCAAGAACAGCAACGCCTACATGAGCGACGAGACCGGCAACCTGAAGAAGGCCGTGGTGATCCAGGGATCCAACGACGTGGAGCTGAGAGCCGAGGGCAACAGCCGCTTCACCTTCTCCGTGCTGGAAGACGGTTGCACT AGACACACTGGTGAATGGAGCAAGACAGTCATCGAGTACAGAACAAATAAACCATCTCGCCTGCCCATCCTCGACATTGCACCTTTGGACATTGGTGGAGCTGATCAGGAGTTTGGTTTGGACATTGGCCCAGTCTGTTTCAAATAA
- the col1a2 gene encoding collagen alpha-2(I) chain isoform X1 — MLSFVDTRILLLLAVTSYIASCQSVFTHYIICVLQGPQGPNGRDGKNGRPGPAGPPGPPGLGGNFAAQYDGVKAPDPGPGPMGIQGARGPPGSSGPPGAQGHTGHAGEPGEPGQSGPVGARGPSGPSGKAGEDGNNGRPGKPGDRGTPGPQGARGFPGTPGLPGMKGHRGYTGLDGSKGENGVAGAKGESGANGVGGSPGLAGARGMSGERGRGGPAGPAGARGADGNVGPSGPAGPLGAAGPPGFPGGPGPKGEIGGAGATGPGGAQGNRGEPGVNGAVGPVGPAGNPGVNGLNGAKGPAGTPGVSGAPGFPGPRGGPGPQGPQGAAGQRGLAGEPGVQGVKGDGGPKGEPGNSGPQGAPGSQGEEGKRGPNGELGATGPAGNRGARGSPGSRGMPGSEGRTGPIGMPGARGATGNGGPRGPPGDAGRAGESGAAGLRGLPGSPGSSGPTGKEGLAGPSGQDGRSGPPGPTGPRGQPGNIGFPGPKGPGGEAGKPGDKGATGPTGLRGAPGADGNNGATGATGPAGGSGEKGEQGSSGAPGFQGLPGPAGGAGEAGKSGDRGIPGDQGVAGPAGAKGERGNPGAAGASGAQGPFGARGPAGAPGTDGGKGEPGAIGAAGGAGHMGPGGMPGERGAAGGPGGKGEKGEAGHTGPGGNSGRDGSRGMPGPAGPPGPTGANGDKGESGSFGPAGPAGLRGSSGERGEVGPSGSPGFAGPPGADGQTGARGERGPSGVKGEVGSGGPAGPAGQSGPAGPSGPAGPTGGRGDNGPNGLTGFPGAAGRVGGSGPAGIVGPPGPSGNAGKDGPRGLRGDSGSAGPSGEQGMVGSPGPGGEKGPSGESGPPGSPGVPGTGGPLGLQGFVGLPGARGDRGTPGGAGGLGQSGRVGPPGPSGARGPGGNIGMPGMTGPQGEAGREGNPGNDGPPGRSGTPGFKGDRGEPGSAGSSGVSGSPGSNGPSGAAGRPGNRGESGPGGPSGPVGAAGARGGAGPAGVRGEKGGAGDKGERGMKGLRGHAGLQGMPGPSGPSGDSGAAGQSGPSGPRGPAGPHGPPGKDGRSGGHGTIGSPGARGPPGYLGPAGPAGSPGLPGPAGPAGGGYDVSGYDEYRADQPSLRAKDYEVDATIKSLNTQIDNLLTPEGSRKNPARTCRDIKLSHPEWSSGFYYIDPNQGCINDAIKVFCDFNTRETCIHAQPESIAQKNWFRSTEGKKHVWFGETINGGTEFTYNDETLSPQSMATQLAFMRLLSNHASQNITYHCKNSNAYMSDETGNLKKAVVIQGSNDVELRAEGNSRFTFSVLEDGCTRHTGEWSKTVIEYRTNKPSRLPILDIAPLDIGGADQEFGLDIGPVCFK; from the exons CGGTGTTTACTCACTATATCATCTGTGTTTTACAGGGTCCACAAGGCCCTAACGGCAGAGATGGCAAAAACGGACGCCCTGGCCCCGCTGGCCCCCCTGGCCCCCCTGGACTCGGAGGA AACTTTGCTGCTCAGTACGATGGTGTGAAGGCTCCCGATCCCGGCCCTGGACCCATG gGTATCCAAGGTGCTAGAGGCCCTCCTGGATCTTCTGGACCCCCT GGAGCTCAGGGACACACCGGACACGCTGGTGAGCCCGGAGAGCCTGGACAGAGT GGCCCCGTTGGTGCTCGTGGCCCCTCTGGCCCCTCTGGCAAAGCTGGAGAGGAT GGTAACAACGGCAGACCTGGCAAGCCCGGAGACAGAGGTACCCCCGGCCCACAG GGCGCTCGTGGATTCCCCGGAACCCCTGGACTTCCAGGAATGAAGGGACACAGA GGTTACACTGGTCTGGATGGAAGCAAGGGAGAGAATGGTGTTGCCGGTGCCAAG GGTGAGTCTGGTGCCAACGGAGTTGGTGGAAGTCCTGGACTGGCT GGAGCTCGCGGTATGTCTGGCGAGAGAGGTCGTGGTGGCCCTGCTGGCCCTGCTGGTGCTCGTGGTGCTGATGGCAATGTTGGACCCTCCGGCCCTGCT GGTCCTCTTGGAGCTGCTGGTCCCCCAGGTTTCCCCGGTGGCCCCGGACCCAAG GGAGAGATTGGAGGTGCTGGAGCTACTGGCCCAGGTGGAGCTCAGGGAAATAGAGGAGAGCCCGGTGTCAACGGTGCTGTCGGCCCCGTCGGTCCCGCT GGTAACCCTGGTGTTAATGGCCTGAACGGAGCCAAGGGACCTGCT GGCACTCCTGGTGTCTCTGGTGCTCCTGGATTCCCCGGACCAAGAGGAGGACCCGGACCCCAGGGTCCTCAGGGTGCTGCTGGACAGAGAGGCCTTGCT GGCGAACCTGGTGTGCAGGGTGTTAAGGGAGATGGCGGACCCAAGGGAGAGCCT GGTAACTCTGGACCTCAGGGAGCCCCCGGATCTCAGGGTGAGGAGGGCAAGAGAGGACCCAATGGTGAGCTCGGAGCAACTGGACCTGCTGGAAACCGTGGAGCTAGA GGCTCCCCTGGTAGCCGTGGTATGCCCGGTAGCGAGGGAAGAACCGGCCCAATT GGCATGCCTGGTGCCCGTGGTGCTACTGGCAATGGTGGACCTCGTGGACCCCCTGGAGATGCTGGCCGTGCCGGAGAGTCTGGCGCAGCTGGTCTCAGG GGTCTCCCAGGAAGCCCTGGAAGCTCTGGACCCACAGGAAAGGAGGGACTTGCT GGCCCCTCTGGACAAGATGGTCGCTCTGGACCTCCCGGCCCAACCGGACCTAGAGGCCAGCCCGGAAACATTGGTTTCCCCGGACCCAAAGGACCTGGT GGTGAGGCTGGCAAGCCCGGAGACAAGGGAGCCACTGGCCCCACTGGACTGAGA GGAGCCCCTGGAGCTGATGGCAACAATGGAGCCACTGGCGCTACTGGACCTGCT GGCGGCTCTGGCGAGAAGGGAGAGCAAGGATCATCTGGAGCTCCTGGTTTCCAG GGTCTGCCTGGACCCGCTGGAGGCGCTGGAGAGGCTGGCAAGTCCGGAGACAGA GGTATCCCAGGAGACCAGGGAGTTGCTGGACCTGCTGGAGCCAAG GGAGAGCGTGGTAACCCCGGTGCTGCTGGAGCTTCTGGAGCTCAGGGACCATTCGGTGCCCGTGGACCCGCTGGAGCCCCCGGAACCGATGGTGGCAAG GGAGAGCCCGGTGCCATTGGTGCCGCTGGTGGAGCTGGACACATGGGACCTGGTGGCATGCCCGGAGAGCGTGGAGCCGCTGGTGGACCTGGAGGCAAAGGAGAGAAG GGAGAGGCTGGACACACAGGACCCGGCGGAAATTCTGGCAGAGATGGCAGCCGT GGCATGCCCGGACCCGCCGGACCTCCTGGACCCACTGGAGCCAATGGTGATAAG GGTGAGAGCGGTTCCTTCGGACCTGCCGGACCCGCTGGTCTTCGTGGATCCTCT GGAGAGCGTGGAGAGGTTGGACCCTCTGGATCACCCGGATTCGCTGGACCCCCT GGCGCTGATGGTCAGACCGGAGCAAGAGGAGAGCGTGGACCTTCTGGAGTTAAGGGAGAAGTTGGATCCGGTGGCCCTGCTGGACCCGCTGGACAGTCTGGACCTGCT GGTCCCTCTGGCCCCGCTGGACCTACTGGTGGTCGTGGAGACAACGGACCTAAT GGTCTGACTGGTTTCCCCGGTGCTGCCGGCAGAGTTGGCGGATCTGGTCCCGCT gGTATTGTTGGACCCCCTGGCCCAAGTGGTAACGCTGGTAAGGATGGTCCTCGTGGTCTCCGTGGTGATTCTGGTTCCGCTGGTCCTTCTGGAGAGCAGGGTATGGTTGGATCACCTGGTCCAGGTGGAGAGAAGGGACCCTCTGGAGAGTCTGGTCCTCCT ggtTCTCCTGGTGTTCCTGGAACCGGTGGTCCTCTTGGACTTCAGGGATTCGTTGGTCTGCCTGGTGCTAGAGGAGATCGTGGTACACCTGGTGGTGCTGGAGGTTTG GGACAGTCTGGTAGAGTTGGACCTCCTGGTCCCTCTGGAGCCCGTGGACCCGGTGGCAACATTGGCATGCCTGGTATGACCGGACCCCAGGGAGAGGCTGGACGTGAG GGTAACCCTGGTAACGATGGACCCCCTGGTCGCTCTGGTACTCCTGGATTCAAG GGAGACCGTGGAGAGCCCGGATCTGCTGGTTCCAGTGGAGTGTCTGGTTCCCCCGGATCCAATGGACCCTCTGGAGCTGCTGGCAGACCTGGAAACCGTGGAGAGTCT GGCCCAGGAGGTCCATCTGGACCTGTTGGCGCCGCTGGAGCTAGAGGTGGCGCT GGACCTGCTGGAGTCCGTGGTGAGAAGGGAGGTGCTGGAGacaagggagagagaggcaTGAAGGGTCTGCGTGGACATGCTGGTCTCCAGGGAATGCCCGGACCTTCT gGACCATCCGGTGACAGTGGTGCTGCTGGACAAAGCGGACCCTCTGGACCCAGA GGACCTGCTGGACCCCACGGACCCCCTGGTAAGGATGGCAGATCTGGTGGCCATGGAACTATTGGATCTCCTGGTGCTCGTGGACCCCCTGGATACCTTGGACCTGCC GGTCCTGCCGGATCTCCCGGTCTGCCCGGACCTGCCGGCCCCGCTGGTGGCGGATATGATGTCTCTGGATACGATGAGTACAGAGCCGATCAGCCCTCTCTGAGAGCCAAGGACTACGAGGTCGACGCCACCATCAAGTCCCTCAACACTCAGATCGACAACCTGCTCACCCCAGAGGGATCCAGGAAGAACCCCGCCCGCACCTGCCGCGACATCAAGCTCAGCCACCCCGAATGGAGCAGTG GATTCTACTACATCGACCCCAACCAGGGATGCATCAATGATGCCATCAAGGTCTTCTGCGACTTCAACACCCGTGAGACTTGCATCCACGCCCAACCCGAGAGCATCGCCCAGAAGAACTGGTTCAGAAGCACCGAGGGCAAGAAGCACGTCTGGTTCGGAGAGACCATCAACGGTGGTACTGAG TTCACCTACAACGACGAGACCCTCAGCCCCCAGAGCATGGCCACCCAGCTCGCCTTCATGCGCCTGCTGTCCAACCACGCTAGCCAGAACATCACCTACCACTGCAAGAACAGCAACGCCTACATGAGCGACGAGACCGGCAACCTGAAGAAGGCCGTGGTGATCCAGGGATCCAACGACGTGGAGCTGAGAGCCGAGGGCAACAGCCGCTTCACCTTCTCCGTGCTGGAAGACGGTTGCACT AGACACACTGGTGAATGGAGCAAGACAGTCATCGAGTACAGAACAAATAAACCATCTCGCCTGCCCATCCTCGACATTGCACCTTTGGACATTGGTGGAGCTGATCAGGAGTTTGGTTTGGACATTGGCCCAGTCTGTTTCAAATAA